From Cannabis sativa cultivar Pink pepper isolate KNU-18-1 chromosome 8, ASM2916894v1, whole genome shotgun sequence, a single genomic window includes:
- the LOC115699360 gene encoding serine--glyoxylate aminotransferase yields the protein MDYVNAPGRNHLFVPGPVNIPESVLRAMNRNNEDYRSPAIPAMTKALLEDVKKIFKTTSGTPFMIPTTGTGAWESALTNTLSPGDRIVSFLIGQFSLLWIDQQQRLKFNVDVVESDWGCGADLEVLESKLAADSSHTIKAICIVHNETATGVTNDLSKVRKLLDDYRHPALLLVDGVSSICALDFRMDEWGVDVALTGSQKALSLPTGMGIVCASPKALEATKTAKSVRVFFDWSDYLKFYKMGTYWPYTPSIQLLYGLRAALDLLFEEGLDNVIERHNRLGNATRLAVEAWGLKNCTQKEEWFSNTVTAVVVPPYIDGAEIVKRAWKRYNMSLGLGLNKVAGKVFRIGHLGNLNELQLLGCLAGVEMILKDVGYPVKLGSGVAAASAYLQNNIPLIPSRI from the exons ATGGACTATGTAAATGCACCAGGAAGGAACCACCTCTTTGTTCCGGGGCCTGTGAATATCCCAGAATCAGTCCTCCGAGCAATGAACAGGAACAATGAAGATTATCGTTCTCCTGCTATTCCAGCAATGACAAAAGCTCTCCTTGAGGatgttaagaaaattttcaagacTACTAGTGGAACCCCATTTATGATCCCAACAACGG gtACTGGTGCATGGGAGAGTGCACTTACAAACACATTGTCTCCTGGAGACCGAATTGTATCTTTTCTGATTGGTCAATTCAGTTTGCTCTGGATTGATCAGCAACAGCGCCTTAAGTTCAATGTGGATGTGGTTGAAAGTGATTGGGGTTGTGGTGCCGACCTAGAAGTTCTGGAATCAAAGCTTGCAGCTGATTCTTCGCATACCATTAAGGCTATTTGCATTGTTCACAATGAGACAGCTACTGGAGTCACTAATGACTTGTCAAAAGTGAGAAAACTACTTG ATGATTACAGGCATCCAGCACTCTTGCTTGTCGATGGGGTTTCCTCCATTTGCGCACTTGATTTTCGTATGGATGAGTGGGGAGTAGATGTTGCATTAACTGGCTCTCAAAAAGCTCTTTCTCTTCCTACTGGTATGGGAATTGTGTGTGCTAGCCCCAAAGCTCTAGAGGCAactaaaactgcaaaatcagtTAGAGTTTTCTTTGACTGGAGTGATTACTTGAAGTTCTACAAGATGGGAACATATTGGCCCTACACCCCTTCCATCCAGCTTTTGTATGGACTGAGAGCAGCTCTCGATCTCCTTTTCGAGGAAGGACTTGACAATGTTATTGAAAGACATAATCGTTTGGGAAATGCCACAAG GCTTGCTGTTGAGGCATGGGGTTTGAAGAACTGCACCCAAAAGGAGGAATGGTTTAGTAACACCGTAACTGCTGTGGTTGTCCCTCCTTATATTGACGGTGCAGAAATTGTTAAAAGGGCATGGAAGCGATACAATATGAGCTTAGGTCTTGGCCTTAACAAGGTAGCTGGAAAGGTCTTCAGAATAGGCCATCTTGGGAACCTGAATGAG CTGCAACTGTTGGGATGTCTTGCTGGTGTGGAGATGATACTTAAGGATGTTGGATACCCAGTTAAGCTAGGGAGTGGAGTTGCAGCTGCTAGTGCATACTTGCAGAATAACATCCCTCTCATCCCATCAAGGATTTGA